A part of Pectinatus sottacetonis genomic DNA contains:
- a CDS encoding TonB-dependent receptor plug domain-containing protein, producing MHWKAKKRTYVKKMAACALSLGIMVPSTAWANKTPAKAKIITQSNDDTAAYDLGRQTVEASRPDWETKLSPGTVTIIRPDDYKGEQKELPDFLKMVPGVHVREVNGKGQYTTVTVRGSTAAQVGIFVDGVLCNLGGDAAVDISTIPIKNVERIEIYRGYIPSRFGGTYMGGVINIVTKKPTTEHTSIEIGKSEYGGKQLSWEMSAPVSKGSLMLGINYESNKGDFPYNNYAAPRELAESLDWYEFYKDWDAKEPADWKKKWLAYYKSCVQAESDTHRWRKYNDRKNTSILTKWQNDHWMVKASYNKLDRHLPDSLWGDSILDAVINNQVDLRDIYYVDGRRQKLEDEELLLQHRNTNKKLEWGWMIDYLHQNKEYKAEHILVGDDDVHLNNLPLRKWSKYRSNKYNGQIDGTYKINNRQMLDFQMNYSHERMNIYGSNMDKVLGDSDIANILGQMRNRYDQNILNFQVQDTIVLDKNNTWFITPSWRYNQSKITGYSDGKRFKVGQEHRYHWLHPKDEQTDGRGTWQIALKKIFNNHFTMRMTGGTYYRLLNMYEIAGDGAGILPSTFNGRNSVFPQPEQGKQFDMSAIWKGKALGADSNATITYFWRSADRMLQLVRAGLDYSSYFNDNRGTIHGFELQNRFKWHKFALDLRGTYTKVDPERKNTSVGYGYSSIWPTYQPEWEGNMRLTCTPTNQFAVFGEMHYTGKYYTYYGKDYRGGEYAELSGKPANLLIVVNSGIKWKPHKNMLLTFGCNDILDQGPKQKIRSNIAYTVPGYVNDEFPLQGRTYYATLKYEF from the coding sequence ATGCATTGGAAAGCAAAAAAAAGGACTTATGTCAAAAAAATGGCAGCATGCGCTTTATCGCTAGGCATTATGGTACCATCAACTGCATGGGCTAATAAGACACCAGCTAAAGCAAAAATTATTACTCAGTCCAATGATGACACTGCCGCTTATGACCTAGGCAGACAAACTGTAGAAGCTAGTCGTCCCGATTGGGAAACCAAGCTTTCTCCAGGAACAGTTACAATTATCCGGCCTGATGATTACAAGGGCGAACAAAAAGAACTTCCCGATTTTCTCAAAATGGTACCAGGCGTACATGTACGTGAAGTAAACGGCAAAGGGCAGTATACAACAGTCACAGTACGTGGTTCAACAGCAGCACAGGTAGGTATATTCGTAGACGGAGTATTATGTAATCTTGGTGGTGACGCTGCGGTCGATATATCTACAATTCCCATTAAAAATGTTGAACGTATCGAAATTTATCGCGGCTATATTCCCAGTCGTTTTGGTGGCACATATATGGGGGGAGTTATTAACATTGTAACCAAAAAACCAACCACAGAACATACAAGCATTGAAATTGGCAAATCAGAATACGGTGGAAAGCAACTTTCATGGGAAATGAGTGCACCAGTCAGTAAGGGCAGTCTTATGCTTGGTATTAATTATGAATCAAACAAGGGAGACTTTCCCTATAATAATTATGCAGCTCCCCGTGAATTAGCCGAATCACTGGATTGGTATGAATTTTACAAAGACTGGGACGCAAAAGAGCCCGCTGACTGGAAAAAGAAATGGTTAGCTTATTATAAATCATGTGTGCAGGCAGAATCAGATACTCATCGCTGGCGCAAATACAATGACCGCAAAAACACAAGCATATTAACAAAATGGCAAAATGATCATTGGATGGTCAAAGCTTCTTATAATAAATTGGATCGTCATCTGCCAGATAGTTTATGGGGTGACAGTATTCTTGATGCTGTAATAAACAATCAGGTAGATTTACGGGATATATATTATGTTGATGGACGCAGACAAAAGCTGGAAGATGAAGAACTTTTATTACAACATAGGAATACCAATAAAAAGCTGGAATGGGGATGGATGATAGACTATCTTCATCAAAACAAGGAATATAAGGCAGAACATATCCTGGTAGGTGATGATGATGTTCATTTAAATAACCTGCCTTTACGCAAATGGAGTAAATATCGTTCAAACAAATATAATGGACAAATCGATGGTACATACAAAATTAATAACCGACAAATGCTGGATTTTCAGATGAATTATTCGCATGAACGCATGAATATTTATGGTTCTAACATGGATAAAGTCCTGGGAGATTCAGATATAGCCAATATTCTTGGACAAATGCGCAACCGGTACGACCAAAACATATTAAATTTCCAGGTTCAGGATACGATAGTTCTCGATAAAAATAATACCTGGTTCATCACACCAAGCTGGCGTTATAACCAATCTAAAATAACAGGCTATAGTGACGGGAAACGCTTTAAAGTTGGACAGGAACATCGTTACCACTGGCTCCATCCTAAAGATGAACAAACTGACGGACGGGGGACATGGCAGATAGCATTGAAAAAAATTTTTAACAATCATTTTACCATGCGAATGACTGGCGGAACCTATTATCGCTTACTCAACATGTATGAAATTGCCGGTGACGGAGCTGGCATTTTACCATCAACATTTAATGGTCGAAATTCTGTCTTTCCACAACCAGAGCAGGGAAAGCAATTTGACATGAGTGCCATCTGGAAAGGTAAAGCTTTAGGTGCTGACAGTAATGCAACTATAACTTATTTTTGGCGTAGTGCTGATCGCATGTTACAACTAGTACGAGCCGGCCTGGATTATTCATCATATTTTAACGATAACCGGGGTACAATTCACGGTTTTGAACTGCAAAACAGATTCAAATGGCATAAATTTGCCCTTGATTTACGCGGTACTTACACCAAAGTCGATCCTGAACGAAAAAACACATCAGTAGGATATGGTTATTCATCTATCTGGCCTACCTACCAGCCTGAATGGGAAGGAAATATGCGCCTTACCTGCACACCAACAAATCAGTTTGCTGTTTTTGGTGAAATGCATTACACCGGAAAATATTATACATATTACGGAAAAGACTATCGTGGTGGTGAATATGCTGAACTTTCTGGTAAACCAGCAAATTTACTGATAGTCGTAAACAGCGGCATCAAATGGAAACCACATAAAAACATGCTGCTAACCTTTGGCTGCAATGATATATTAGATCAGGGCCCTAAGCAAAAAATCCGCAGTAATATAGCTTATACAGTACCGGGATATGTAAATGATGAGTTTCCACTCCAGGGACGCACCTATTATGCAACACTGAAGTATGAATTTTAA
- a CDS encoding DpnI domain-containing protein, whose product MDTTLAKKYKSNTQKARVITEKWTHDNIYCIRCGNKKIEKYENNKPVADFYCPHCKSEYELKSHAGLFRKKIVDGAYDTMITRITSNNNPDLFGMEYNHVNYCIDNFFVIPKYFFTVDIIEKRKPLGPMARRAGWVGCNILLTEIPSNGCIYLIRHGKEIDYQLVINKLQRANFLEEKNIAKRGWLMDVLRCVDKIKTNEFTLSDIYNFEDELHARHLGNQHIRDKIRQQLQVLRDRGYIEFLSRGHYRKID is encoded by the coding sequence ATGGATACTACATTAGCTAAAAAATATAAGAGCAATACTCAAAAAGCACGGGTAATAACTGAGAAATGGACGCACGATAATATATATTGCATACGCTGTGGCAACAAAAAAATTGAAAAATACGAGAATAATAAGCCTGTTGCTGATTTTTATTGTCCTCATTGTAAAAGTGAATATGAATTAAAAAGTCATGCGGGATTATTTAGGAAAAAAATTGTTGATGGTGCTTATGACACGATGATTACTCGTATTACAAGCAACAATAATCCAGATTTATTTGGTATGGAATATAATCATGTTAATTATTGTATTGACAATTTCTTTGTAATACCAAAGTATTTTTTTACAGTGGATATTATTGAGAAGAGAAAACCATTGGGACCGATGGCTAGACGTGCTGGCTGGGTAGGATGTAATATATTGCTTACTGAAATACCAAGTAATGGTTGTATATATCTTATTCGCCATGGAAAAGAAATTGATTACCAATTGGTTATTAACAAATTGCAGCGGGCAAATTTTCTTGAAGAAAAAAATATTGCGAAGCGTGGCTGGCTTATGGATGTACTTCGTTGTGTTGATAAGATCAAGACAAATGAATTTACTTTGTCAGATATATACAATTTTGAAGATGAATTACATGCCAGGCATTTGGGAAATCAACATATCCGCGATAAAATACGTCAACAATTGCAAGTGCTGCGAGATCGAGGTTATATTGAATTTTTAAGCAGAGGTCATTATAGAAAAATAGACTGA
- a CDS encoding glycosyltransferase, translating into MELVNKVKKPIITTFHTVLPNPNEKQQQILQFLCQKSQKVTTMAENSRILLQKIYNAPPEKIEKIHHGVPYFDFPDRETLKKTSHLEKKIIITTFGLLSPSKGIDYGIKAVGEAVRKHPDILYIILGQTHPVIRRKYGETYRHSLEQLVKDLHLEDNVLFVNKYLSKEEIAHWLKLSDIYMTPYLGQEQAVSGTLAYAAGYGRVIVSTPYPYAREMLSDKRGLLAQFKDSSSLAACINYLIENPEEKKNMEDNMSHLGKNMLWRCVVEHYSQLFSLVCHKDKDKEQIFNKYIKRLTDDTGIFQHAVNAVPDPSEGYTSDDNARGLIMAGMLFAATKNPQYLELAVIYLRFLLYAQNKQNEGWFRNFMDYDHHFAEAKGSEDCFGRCIWSLGFAVSLECFPDDIRLTADKMLQHSIKCYSHLNFLRACAYSLLGLTLWNNHKMSDIILHLAEKIYTAYQNHAEKNWQWFENELTYCNAVLPHALLQAYTFSKKTAYKQAGVDSLNFLLKKTFSKGIFMPIGCKGWMKKNEPAAVFDQQPVEACATILACITAYKLTNDHIYADYAASCFNWYTGKNTLGLSLIDTDTGGCMDGLMATGLNKNEGSESLISYVVAYAALQKIK; encoded by the coding sequence TTGGAACTTGTCAATAAAGTAAAAAAACCTATAATAACCACTTTTCACACAGTTTTACCTAATCCTAATGAAAAACAGCAGCAAATTTTACAATTTTTATGCCAAAAAAGTCAAAAAGTCACTACAATGGCAGAAAATTCTCGTATATTATTGCAAAAAATATATAATGCCCCACCTGAAAAAATAGAAAAAATTCACCATGGTGTTCCTTATTTTGATTTTCCTGACAGAGAAACGCTTAAAAAAACTTCCCATTTAGAAAAAAAGATAATAATAACAACTTTCGGCCTATTAAGTCCCAGCAAGGGTATTGATTATGGTATTAAGGCTGTAGGTGAAGCAGTCCGGAAACACCCAGATATTTTGTATATTATACTAGGACAGACTCATCCCGTTATTCGCCGCAAATATGGTGAAACTTATCGGCATTCACTAGAACAATTAGTTAAAGATCTTCATCTTGAAGACAATGTATTATTTGTCAATAAATATTTATCTAAAGAAGAAATAGCCCATTGGCTGAAACTTTCTGATATATACATGACACCATATCTGGGCCAGGAACAAGCTGTGAGCGGTACACTTGCTTATGCCGCCGGCTATGGACGAGTAATTGTCTCAACACCTTACCCATATGCCCGGGAAATGCTTTCAGACAAACGTGGTCTTTTAGCACAATTCAAAGACAGCAGCTCTTTAGCTGCCTGCATAAATTATCTTATTGAAAATCCTGAAGAAAAAAAGAACATGGAAGATAATATGTCCCATCTGGGGAAAAATATGCTGTGGCGTTGTGTTGTGGAACATTATAGTCAGTTATTTTCTCTTGTATGCCATAAAGATAAGGACAAAGAACAAATTTTTAATAAATATATTAAACGTCTGACTGATGATACCGGCATATTTCAGCATGCTGTCAATGCTGTTCCAGATCCTTCTGAAGGATATACCAGCGATGATAATGCAAGAGGACTAATAATGGCAGGTATGTTATTTGCTGCTACTAAAAATCCCCAGTATCTTGAATTGGCTGTCATATATTTAAGATTTTTATTATATGCACAAAATAAACAAAATGAAGGATGGTTTCGTAACTTTATGGATTATGACCATCATTTTGCTGAAGCTAAGGGATCAGAAGATTGTTTTGGTCGGTGTATATGGTCTCTGGGCTTTGCAGTTTCTCTGGAATGTTTCCCTGATGATATCCGTTTAACCGCTGATAAAATGCTTCAACACAGCATTAAATGTTATTCTCATCTGAATTTTTTACGTGCCTGTGCCTATTCGTTACTTGGCCTTACCCTATGGAATAACCACAAAATGTCGGATATAATACTACACTTGGCAGAAAAAATTTACACAGCTTACCAAAATCATGCTGAAAAAAACTGGCAGTGGTTCGAAAACGAACTCACCTACTGTAACGCAGTCCTGCCACATGCATTATTACAGGCATATACTTTCAGCAAAAAAACCGCCTATAAACAAGCTGGTGTTGACAGCTTAAATTTTCTGCTGAAAAAAACTTTTAGCAAGGGTATATTTATGCCTATAGGCTGTAAAGGCTGGATGAAAAAAAATGAGCCAGCAGCTGTATTTGACCAACAGCCAGTGGAAGCATGTGCAACAATCCTTGCCTGTATAACAGCCTATAAATTAACTAATGATCATATATATGCTGATTATGCAGCAAGCTGTTTTAACTGGTACACGGGGAAAAACACCCTTGGCCTGTCCCTTATAGACACTGATACAGGCGGCTGTATGGATGGTCTGATGGCAACAGGACTAAATAAGAATGAGGGTTCTGAAAGTCTTATTTCCTATGTTGTAGCCTATGCTGCATTGCAAAAAATAAAATAA
- a CDS encoding sugar phosphate nucleotidyltransferase, whose amino-acid sequence MQALFLAGGKGTRLYPLTREIPKPMVPIMGKPLLEHNMNLLKFHGIRDIILSICYKPDYIKNYFGSGAAFGLNIKYITEESPLGTGGAIKNCENYLKSTFFVFNSDILSNINYSEMLRYHKRKNAAVTIAVTRVDNPSNYGVIEYTKNGYANSFCEKPKADKITSHFINAGVYIFEPDVLKRIPKNRPVSIEREVFPQLLHDNYKIAIFKGCNYWLDIGTPEKYIRANQDGFNGKLYLADMNFHHQTIYSNTNTQISRSAILRGPIYIGKNVQIRPGAIVGPRVILGDNNVVGEGSSISNSILWNKIVIHNGVKVERCIITDKSVIKNTSRRNIITPSSVKAIK is encoded by the coding sequence ATGCAGGCATTATTTTTGGCCGGAGGAAAAGGAACAAGATTATATCCTTTGACTCGTGAAATTCCCAAACCAATGGTTCCCATAATGGGAAAACCATTACTAGAGCATAATATGAATTTATTAAAATTTCATGGTATCCGTGATATTATACTTAGCATATGCTATAAGCCAGACTATATAAAAAATTATTTTGGCAGCGGTGCCGCCTTTGGTCTTAATATAAAATATATTACGGAGGAAAGTCCCTTAGGAACAGGCGGTGCCATAAAGAATTGTGAAAATTACCTCAAAAGTACATTTTTTGTCTTTAATTCCGATATTTTAAGCAATATAAATTATTCTGAAATGCTTCGCTACCACAAACGAAAAAATGCAGCTGTTACTATAGCCGTCACACGTGTTGATAATCCATCAAACTATGGTGTAATTGAATATACAAAAAATGGATATGCCAATTCATTCTGTGAAAAACCAAAAGCAGACAAAATCACCTCCCATTTTATTAATGCTGGTGTTTATATTTTTGAACCTGATGTTCTAAAACGTATCCCTAAAAACAGGCCCGTATCAATAGAACGGGAAGTTTTTCCTCAGCTTCTGCATGACAACTATAAAATAGCAATTTTTAAAGGCTGTAACTACTGGCTGGATATTGGTACACCGGAAAAATATATCCGGGCAAATCAAGATGGTTTTAACGGAAAACTTTATTTAGCGGATATGAATTTTCATCATCAGACTATTTATAGTAATACTAATACTCAGATAAGCAGATCAGCTATCCTGCGCGGTCCTATTTATATCGGCAAAAATGTTCAAATAAGGCCAGGTGCCATTGTTGGACCACGAGTAATACTAGGTGACAATAATGTCGTTGGTGAAGGAAGCTCTATCTCCAATAGTATTTTATGGAATAAAATAGTAATACACAATGGTGTCAAGGTAGAACGTTGTATTATAACGGACAAAAGTGTCATCAAGAACACATCACGCCGAAATATAATTACTCCTTCATCTGTGAAAGCCATAAAATAA
- a CDS encoding glycoside hydrolase family 130 protein produces the protein MSHFETRLKAGDNTFKELFHRYPYNPILMAKDWPYPVNVVLNPAAAIFDGKILLLARVEDRRGFSHLTKAVSDDGISNWVIDKIPTLSPSPDHPEEAWGIEDPRITYIEELHKYAITYTAYSACGPVVSLALTDDFTNFERLGPIMPPEDKDATLFPHKFGKRWLLIHRPIAHGANIWVSCSENLRYWGDHRVLINSRGGSWWDGSKVGISAQPLETPKGWLILYHGVRETASGALYRLGFALLDLENPLKVLHRSDEWVFGPQEYYEKEGDVRDVVFPCGWILNPTDNKIKMYYGAADTCIALASASLDEILDYIESCPAPEDN, from the coding sequence TTGAGTCATTTTGAAACACGCTTAAAAGCTGGGGATAATACTTTTAAAGAACTTTTTCACCGTTATCCTTATAATCCTATTTTAATGGCAAAGGACTGGCCCTATCCTGTGAATGTCGTATTAAATCCTGCAGCAGCAATATTTGATGGAAAAATATTACTGCTTGCCCGCGTGGAAGACCGGCGTGGTTTTTCTCATCTGACAAAAGCTGTTAGTGACGATGGGATAAGTAATTGGGTAATTGATAAAATCCCTACACTTTCTCCCAGCCCCGATCATCCTGAAGAAGCATGGGGCATAGAAGATCCCCGCATAACTTATATTGAGGAACTGCATAAATATGCTATAACTTACACAGCTTATTCAGCCTGCGGCCCGGTAGTCAGTCTGGCCCTCACTGATGATTTCACTAACTTTGAACGATTGGGACCTATTATGCCGCCTGAAGATAAAGATGCCACGCTGTTCCCCCATAAGTTTGGTAAACGCTGGCTGCTGATACATCGTCCTATAGCACATGGAGCCAATATATGGGTATCATGCTCGGAAAATTTGAGGTACTGGGGCGATCACAGGGTACTTATCAATTCCCGCGGCGGCAGCTGGTGGGATGGAAGTAAAGTTGGTATTAGCGCTCAGCCACTTGAAACACCAAAAGGCTGGCTCATTCTCTATCACGGAGTGCGTGAAACAGCTTCTGGTGCTCTTTACCGCTTAGGCTTTGCCCTGCTTGATCTTGAAAATCCATTAAAGGTACTACACAGAAGTGATGAATGGGTATTTGGTCCTCAGGAATACTATGAAAAAGAAGGCGACGTAAGGGATGTTGTATTTCCTTGCGGCTGGATCTTAAATCCCACTGACAATAAAATCAAAATGTATTATGGTGCAGCTGATACTTGTATTGCCTTGGCCTCGGCTTCACTTGACGAAATTCTCGATTACATTGAAAGCTGTCCTGCTCCTGAAGACAATTAA
- the pyrR gene encoding bifunctional pyr operon transcriptional regulator/uracil phosphoribosyltransferase PyrR: MLEFIDKTILMDSKGIHRALTRIAHEIIEKNKGVDDVVLIGIRTRGVPLAERLSNAIKKIENIDVPVGMLDITLYRDDLSTLAYQPVIRETKFPCDINRKTIILVDDVLYTGRTIRAALNALTDLGRPHVIQLAVLIDRGHRELPIRADYVGKNVPTAAKEVISVQLETTDKTEQVIIREPVSKK; encoded by the coding sequence ATGCTAGAATTTATTGACAAGACTATTCTAATGGACAGTAAGGGAATACATCGCGCCTTGACAAGAATTGCCCACGAGATAATAGAAAAGAATAAGGGCGTTGATGATGTTGTTTTAATAGGTATTAGGACTCGTGGAGTTCCACTCGCTGAAAGATTATCAAATGCAATAAAAAAAATCGAAAATATTGACGTACCAGTTGGTATGCTAGACATTACATTATATCGTGATGATTTATCAACTCTGGCTTATCAACCAGTTATTCGGGAAACAAAATTTCCCTGCGATATAAATAGAAAAACCATTATCCTTGTAGATGATGTTCTTTATACTGGTCGAACCATACGCGCTGCTTTAAATGCACTGACTGATTTAGGACGTCCGCATGTAATCCAGCTTGCAGTTCTCATCGACAGAGGACATAGGGAACTGCCTATACGCGCTGATTATGTAGGTAAAAATGTTCCCACTGCCGCTAAGGAAGTTATAAGTGTGCAACTTGAAACTACTGATAAGACAGAACAAGTCATCATTCGAGAACCAGTTTCAAAAAAATAA
- a CDS encoding RluA family pseudouridine synthase: MYKYIAKENNCRLDTFITTHNNLLSRSAVQKLILKGNVLVNTKPEKANYRLKTNDEIVISIPEPQPLDIMPENIPLDILYEDNDIIVINKKRGMIVHPAPGIYTGTLVNALLYHCHDLSGINGVIRPGIVHRLDKDTTGVMVAAKTDKAHISLAKQISTKTAQRCYLAIVNGNISENEGRINGNIGRHPVDRKKMAVLIDKGKPASTLFKVLERFSSRYTYIKCRLLTGRTHQIRVHMAYIGHPLLGDRCYSKCKNILDNRITGQALHSNTLTLFHPTTGRQMSFTAPLPYDMTTILNTLKNERK; the protein is encoded by the coding sequence ATATATAAATATATTGCAAAAGAAAATAACTGCCGTCTTGATACCTTTATTACAACACATAACAACCTATTATCACGCTCTGCCGTACAAAAATTAATTTTAAAAGGAAATGTTTTAGTAAATACTAAACCAGAAAAAGCTAACTATCGCTTAAAAACAAATGATGAAATAGTAATCAGTATTCCTGAACCCCAGCCACTTGATATAATGCCAGAAAATATTCCACTCGATATTTTATATGAGGATAATGATATCATAGTTATAAACAAGAAACGCGGCATGATTGTACATCCTGCCCCTGGTATTTATACAGGAACATTGGTAAACGCCCTTTTATACCACTGTCATGATCTATCAGGAATAAATGGTGTGATCCGTCCGGGAATTGTCCACCGTCTGGATAAAGATACTACTGGTGTTATGGTCGCTGCCAAAACTGATAAAGCCCATATAAGCCTTGCCAAACAAATCAGTACAAAAACAGCTCAACGCTGCTATCTGGCTATCGTCAATGGTAATATAAGTGAAAATGAGGGACGTATAAACGGTAATATTGGGCGCCACCCTGTTGACAGAAAAAAAATGGCTGTACTTATAGATAAAGGTAAACCCGCTTCAACTTTATTTAAGGTCCTGGAACGGTTTTCTTCTCGCTACACATATATAAAATGCCGTCTTTTAACAGGACGGACACACCAAATAAGAGTCCATATGGCTTATATTGGTCATCCGCTGCTAGGAGATAGATGCTATTCAAAATGCAAAAATATCTTAGACAACCGTATCACTGGTCAGGCTTTGCATTCTAATACGCTGACGCTTTTTCATCCGACTACAGGCAGACAAATGTCATTTACAGCTCCTTTACCATATGATATGACTACTATTTTAAACACTTTAAAAAATGAACGGAAGTGA
- the lspA gene encoding signal peptidase II, with amino-acid sequence MFIAFIAAIIIIDQLVKYYIRLTMLPGMSFPVIPDIFSITYIQNPGAAFGILENQRLFFIIVTLIILVCSAYFYPKIKKMPFFLRFAFSLLLGGAIGNLIDRIRLGIVVDFFDFHIWPVFNIADMAIVCGVCMIIYYIFTKGLPED; translated from the coding sequence ATGTTTATAGCATTTATTGCAGCTATAATTATTATTGATCAATTAGTAAAATATTACATACGGCTAACAATGCTTCCTGGTATGTCTTTTCCTGTAATTCCGGATATTTTCAGTATTACTTATATCCAAAATCCTGGTGCTGCATTTGGTATTTTAGAAAATCAACGATTATTTTTTATAATTGTTACTTTAATTATTTTAGTATGCAGTGCCTATTTTTATCCTAAAATAAAAAAAATGCCTTTTTTTTTACGATTTGCCTTTTCCCTACTTTTAGGTGGTGCTATAGGAAATTTAATTGATCGTATAAGATTAGGTATAGTCGTTGATTTTTTTGATTTCCATATTTGGCCCGTATTTAATATAGCTGATATGGCTATCGTCTGCGGTGTTTGTATGATAATTTACTATATTTTTACCAAAGGATTACCAGAAGATTGA
- a CDS encoding YlmH family RNA-binding protein — translation MNMADREKILRFYKGTEGEETAIRLVDNAEAVNKTRKFRTSDFLDPYGQEIAETIAANYDGIRIDFDGGYNGAERQCAALIHDDFMGKVSFDIKIIVAEWNEKFYHIVHRDILGSLMGLGIDRRNLGDLLINPGSVKIICTGKIADFIMNNLATIGAASVSCQYGTLAAIPPREERCKEISVTVASLRIDSIAAAGYGTSRSKMAAEIEADKLKLNWQHIKTPSQLVKEGDIISMRGRGRLEVSQVRGKTKKGRTGLFLKRYI, via the coding sequence ATAAATATGGCTGATCGAGAAAAGATACTTCGGTTTTATAAAGGAACTGAAGGTGAAGAAACAGCAATACGCCTTGTAGATAATGCTGAAGCAGTTAACAAAACAAGAAAATTTCGTACAAGTGATTTTTTAGATCCTTACGGACAAGAAATAGCTGAAACTATAGCTGCTAATTATGATGGGATTCGTATTGATTTTGATGGTGGTTACAACGGTGCTGAACGACAATGTGCTGCATTGATCCATGATGATTTTATGGGTAAAGTAAGTTTTGACATAAAAATAATTGTGGCTGAATGGAATGAAAAATTTTATCACATTGTCCATCGTGATATTCTTGGTTCCTTAATGGGATTAGGAATTGACCGCAGAAATTTAGGTGATCTGTTAATAAACCCTGGTAGTGTAAAGATAATCTGCACAGGAAAAATTGCAGATTTTATAATGAATAATTTAGCAACCATTGGCGCAGCTTCAGTTTCATGCCAATATGGAACACTAGCTGCTATTCCTCCCAGAGAAGAACGCTGCAAAGAAATATCTGTCACAGTAGCTTCTTTACGTATAGATTCTATAGCTGCTGCTGGCTATGGAACTTCCCGCAGTAAAATGGCAGCAGAAATTGAAGCTGATAAATTAAAGCTAAACTGGCAACATATAAAAACACCTTCTCAACTCGTGAAAGAGGGAGATATTATTTCTATGAGAGGTCGAGGAAGGTTAGAAGTATCACAGGTACGAGGAAAAACAAAAAAAGGCCGTACAGGTCTTTTTTTAAAACGATATATATAG
- the proC gene encoding pyrroline-5-carboxylate reductase has product MKIGFIGGGAMAEAIICGINAKNLMNPQNIYVSDHKDTRCQYLEKRYKIHASVGSQPFLHDIDMLILAIKPQAASKAINEIKNINHSVIIVSIIAGMTLSSLEKHFTENPVIRVMPNTPMAVSAGMSAITPGVNAKPTEIDMVRKIFSAAGETIIIEEKLMDAVSGLSGSGPAFIFVIIDAMSDAGVSAGLKRDIAIKLAAQTVLGAAKMVLESELHPAQLRDQVTSPGGTTIEGVHVMEQKAVRGAMIDAVTAAVEKSKLMGNK; this is encoded by the coding sequence ATGAAAATAGGATTTATCGGCGGCGGTGCTATGGCTGAAGCTATAATATGCGGTATTAATGCTAAAAATCTGATGAACCCGCAAAATATTTATGTTTCTGACCACAAAGATACCCGTTGCCAATATTTAGAAAAACGATATAAAATTCATGCTTCAGTCGGTTCACAGCCTTTTCTGCATGATATAGATATGCTTATTCTGGCTATAAAGCCACAGGCAGCATCAAAAGCAATAAATGAAATAAAAAATATAAATCATTCCGTTATTATTGTATCCATAATAGCTGGAATGACTCTGTCCTCACTAGAAAAACATTTTACAGAAAATCCCGTTATCCGTGTAATGCCTAATACTCCAATGGCTGTAAGTGCCGGTATGTCAGCAATTACTCCTGGTGTTAATGCTAAACCAACAGAAATAGATATGGTAAGAAAAATTTTTTCTGCTGCCGGTGAAACAATAATCATTGAGGAAAAACTTATGGATGCTGTTTCCGGCTTATCCGGCAGTGGTCCTGCCTTTATTTTTGTTATTATTGATGCGATGTCGGATGCCGGAGTAAGTGCAGGATTAAAACGTGACATTGCTATAAAACTTGCAGCTCAGACTGTCTTAGGAGCAGCAAAAATGGTATTGGAATCAGAACTTCATCCTGCACAGCTGCGTGACCAAGTTACATCTCCAGGTGGTACAACTATAGAAGGTGTTCACGTAATGGAACAAAAAGCTGTACGTGGTGCCATGATAGATGCTGTAACAGCTGCTGTAGAAAAATCAAAATTAATGGGGAATAAATAA